The sequence CCAGAGCTTTAACTGACAAACGCTGCATCCCAaattttcttttggctgtttttgggaaccTCCAATAATCCAGCTGCAGATGATGGCGAGTAAGGAACGAGAGTGGAAACCCACGTGCAGTGGAAATTTTAATACAAATGCTACAGTTTCTCAATAaaagttctgttttatttacaataaacattttatgtgaaatttttcTTAACCCTATATAATTGatcctttgttgtttttcagttttggttataaAGTGGgtccaaaattacattttgagtGTCATTAAAAAGCCTTAACAAGTCTACAATTAAATTTGCCATGAACTGGAGGAACCCTGTTTAATGGTTTAGTAATTATCAGTATTTTCCACCTATTTATTTGCTCTTTCTATTTcacttctttttattctttttatttttttaatcattttatttttatctattttcccccctttttacATGACTGAAAGGTTTTCATGTTCATTTggttgtgtgcttttttttttgtatgttcacATAAAGCGGTAAAAAGAGACttacaaaaaagaggaaatgatcaGTATCAGTATTGTTAAAATTGTAGCATGAACTATCAGTTTTATATGCATATAAAAAGGTGTTATTGCGAATCTGTATTCATGTCTCATGAACCACCTTGCTCTGTCTTGATTTAATTTTAGGTGTGCAGGTTATCTCTTCCAGAAGGTTGGAAAAGTTGCAGCTACATCTGTAGGAGgaggtctgctgctgctgcaggtatTCTTGCATCACTAAACACATAAACCTttcaactaaaaacagaaaaacattttcccgCATCTctcatctgtgttttgtttgcccGACTCTCTTCAGATCGCTAACAATAGTGGTTATATCCAAGTGGACTGGAAGAGAGTAGAGAAGGATGTCAACAAAGCTAAGAAGCAGTTAAAGAAGGGCACCGATAAAGCCGGCCCAGAGCTGAACACGTTCTTTGAGAAGGTAAGATTTTCGTGATCAGAACTTAAATGTCAGTCTTGAAGAATATTTTATAACCTTTCATCatacttaaaaaatgacagttggGGCATCCTGGTGACCTTGTGGTGAAAACCTGTACCATATAACTCCCCTGGCATTATAGAGCTGCCACTGAGTCCCGTCTTTATGCCCCTCTCACATTTTTACTCAGAAACAAACAGCGACATcttgctgctccagtgtgtgatttttagacagcatgccggcatcataGAAACAAAGGAGGCTTGACAGGCGCGACGTTAAACGCAACAGCATCTGCCTGATATGTGACTTATACGTGTCAGCAGCACTTTATTACAGAAACAGTAGCATAACATGTcattaaccctatgaaaccttgattggcatcagttttgttgtgttgcgttcagacacctttaacaacttttaaaaacagacacaaacagcttttaaacctttgaaacataaacaaattggtttgatttctttcaaaaactcagggaaaaaactgaaatcagAAACTTGACTGTTTAGTCATAACTGAAATATGTGGGAGCACTGCATGCTGATGATCAGatcatttatattatatttaatgtttcctTATATCGTTTATAATAGATTATTaatgtgttttcctgccagaaTCGCTCATGGTTTGCGAAAAAAATGGACCAGACGCGGAAAGTATCGCAGCAGATCGTGAGCTCGCTGCGGGGCTCGAGGCCGCGACGTGCCCTGTGTAAACAGCCCGATTGCTCAACACAGGTACCGCTCCGTGGAAAATCGTGGCGCTTCCGCGTTTTATGTGAACCCGGCATAAGGAGCTCCCATTACCTCTCCCCATAACGCGatcgtaccttttatacagaacagcaaggTGGCACTGATATTGATTCTTTTTATGTGgctaaagtatgttttgttGCGGCgccgtccacagcaggacatcgtTTAGCTTCAGtgccggtgttgtgggactgtactttatttatcagaggaggggggtgtctggagtgtgactttttagatttagaataaatataaaatacaacctTTTTCAAGTGGTATGTccctcaaaattaaaaacacgtCACTTCCctcctcataaataatgaacagtccctatcccttAACAGCGAGGGAGGCTGGAGTGGCAACTAGGAGCACGGCAGAAAACATCATGACTCACCTTGAAATAACCTGCGAGTTACAGAATATTTTGCAGTTAGTCAAATGTGCATTTATTACTTACTTTATCTCTGGCTTTATGTTTGTATCTTTAATCTATGCATGTCAGGGAAGCAGCAATATGACAGTTTTCTTAGTGTGACTCATGTTGTCcctgcttttgaaaaaaacaacaatttaaacgTGAATTCAGCTGTATTTCATTTCAGACTGAACTAACGTCAGTCTGAAAAGGGGTTGTATATTAACTTTAGACACTGAAACATATCTTCTGTCTCCTTCAGTCCACAGAGTTTGTGAAGAAGAACATTGTCGTCACGAGCGGTTTCATCGGAGGATTCCTGCTCGGCCTGGCATCTTAGGCTCTGCCAAACCACGAGAGTCTGTTATTCCTCTGACGTCGAGAAAAACTTTAGGGAAACATTATCAAAAATTGCTGGAGGGTTTAAAGTGTTTTGGCAGCAGGCGACCTATCTCAGATTAGTTTGTAGCTGTGTGTTTCTACATAAGCTGCACatccttttgtctgttttaatacTGCACATGTGACGAGTACCGTCGACGTACTGTGGGACTGAATGaccctcttaaaaaaaaaaaaactccactgtCTGAGTCAAATGATGATACATATCATGcagaattcattttaaaaagtgtaaaggCCAtcagaatgtatttatttattttttaccaaactgTCACAAAGGAACATAATGCGTCGTTATTGCTGCCTTGTTGCGCACAATTAAGCCAAGCAAAATGCAGCTAAGTTGATTTAAATTCACCTTCACATGGTGTCCATCAGCACTAATGTTGTATTTCTCAATTCCAGGCTTCAGTTATCGATCATCTTCAGGGCTAAAGTGCTGATAGGAGGTTGTTATGCCTCTTTGAGAGGTGCCACATGTTTGATGGGTTATGTCAGCCTCCCcgacatctctttttttaatgtgttttgtttagcCATAAATTAATGCTTTAAGCACTGACAGCTGTGGTTTGTCTACTGTGTAAGTTTGatgaacagtaaaaaaaaaataacaatcagTTGAATTGTTTCTCGTTCATTTTACAGCAATTTATATGCAATAGTAcaattgtgtctttttactcTTGACCTAGAGTCTTGGATGTCTTTAGCAGGgctcctgcagatccttaaaaacaccttcattaatttaaaaaataaggctttaattgatttaaaactgacataaatcagtctttcaaaggTCTTGAAGTGCAgtttatgaatcattttttctaaaattgcgttataaaatctttaaaattgtaacatttattttttgttaaattactcAATAAATTTCTTTTCATAAACTCGTCATGATGGTAATCAAAGCAGTGGAATCTACATGCAGACTGAGAAAtgtaaaattacccaaaaaaactgaccagaaatgccagatatttctcACCTCTGTTGATAAACCAAATAATTACTtatatgacaaaataatatgtttattgccttccatgtgttccacttggaaaagggttgtttttacaatatttgatGTGTTTGGTTAGCTTGTGCATTAgtttatttttgggaaatgtttaaacaagagTAGAATAAAGGGAATAAAGTGGTTTTGGTGaaatgcaaataatttaaagtttttgtgaAGAAAGTGTTCATGCCATATGCGTTCAAGGAAcgtcggaaatttgaaaatccaacagtaTTTCCTCTTAAAGCACcctttcagtgtatttttggcatttttcgttTTATTTCATAGTTCATATTTTTCTGAGTCATATTCTAACAATGTTGCTGGAAGATGACGTTTGGCTATAGAAGAATCTGCGAgtcaagcagcaaaaaaaacagcaaaacagtagAGATACTTAAGTGAAGTATAAGTACCTtacaaatgacaacaaacaaacaacagccgTGTATTTAATCACAttacacaaaataagaaaaggggctttttttctttgtgtttctgagTTTAATTTTGTTCACGAACATTCTACAAGTTCCCCGCGTTCGAACGTTGCTAGGAGACGCAAACAGAGCGCTACCATGGTAACAAAAACCTACAGCAGCTGAATTGCGTTCAAAGAAAACGGAGTTGTCGTAAACACAACACAGCGATGGCGTTACCGTTTCTGCCCGGGAATTCTCCCAACAGACAGGTAAGAAACACTACTAACGACATTTGGTATATTTTACGtaaatgtttgactttgtttAGTTTAGGTTTTGGGCAGCTTGACTTCGACAGTTTTAACCGCAGAGACGTTATCTAGCTAACGTTAGACCGAATGTCAGTTAGCAAACGTTAAGTAGCATGCTAGCTCCTGAGCTAACCGGCTAAATGTTTGTGAGTTTagcaatttaaccctttgaaacctgagcaaattagcttggtttctttcaaaaatcaaCGAGAGGCGgcgagcagcttaacaagacattgttcaaaacttagcaagaaattaagaagatgttaaaagaaaattactgtaaatagtaaaagaaaaaaacatgtagctTCATATTTCACTTAAAAGTAAAGGGGAAACTTTatgcttgacagaaatagtgatttgatatatatcgtgatatatatcgatatcaactgaaaaaaatatcatggtaagacttttttcatatcgcccagccctaatataacatgatataaaagaaaataaagccaCACCCCAGTCAGACTACtctcaaaaaaattatatagtttaactttatatttatttcatgtttcattGTATCCCATTATTTTTActtacattattttgtgttttttcacttgtttgattctccctctttgtttttatatatatacatacatagcATTTTTTGGAAGGAGCCTGAGAACTAAGATTGTCACTGACAACATCTGTTTCTAGTTACTTGTTGTGCAATTGATAAATGATATGAAAATCATTAGTTGATTTAATGGTTGTACACCACAGTAATCCTACATTACAGTATGTTTGGGCAGTCAAGGTTGGAGACGGTTTCTCTTTTCTGTTCTGCAGCTGGGGAAGGAGAAATTTCACAAATCCCAACATTTTGACTACTCCAACGGAGTCCCGATGCTGGTGGGATGTGAGCGTCCCGGCATCGGCGGAGAACTGTTAGTCGGCCAGAAGATTAAGCCAAAGTATTCCCTCTACCCCAAAGGACAAGGCAGTGGTTTACCATCATGGGTGACCTTTGACAAACAGGTGACTCGATCAGTTCTTCCTCCACAGTTTGAGTGACCATAGCAGTTGTGTTAGAGTAACTGTTTTAACAGATGTCTCATTTAAACAGATTACAACAAATACAGAGCAGTGGCTTTAAAGGTTAATGTGTTACATACAGCATAGGTACTGTTCTGTATTCAGGGTTCAGTCATGAAAAACCCGGGAATGTCATGAAGTTTGATTAAAgaaatttccaggcctggaaaagttttggaagaCTAAATATACCTTGAAGGTTTTGGAAAGGTCATGAAATTTTAtgtcagaaaaaacatttgttcaaggaccattggaaattttaaaagtcagtttttacagtttctggctgtgatgaaTGTTGTaatctttggtgttttttaaagaaaatatgcatattttctttaaaacagttATCCaaaatttctaaagaaaaaaaaattacaagaaaaataaatgccactaatttttaaagaaaaaaaaaatcacccacaaatgttctttaaaaaacacaaaatttctttgacaaaaaaggccaaaattgtttctttaaaaacatttttgaagaaaaaagggcatttttttctttcactaaaaacatgtaaagaaaaagtattgccaaaagttttttaagaaaaaaacatgacccaatcttttcttcaataaaaatcatttaaggttttgaaagaaaaccaaATCTTTTCTTAAGTAATccctaaaaatgtttaattttttttaatgttcagctCTAATCCTGTTCAGAATTCTGAAATACTTTCTAAAACCTACTTATATcgtaatgaaaaagaactgataagGAGCATCGATGGACGCTTCAGAGAAGATATTCTCTCTAAAGTTTGCCTCAGATTCATGGAGATTTATTGGTAAACTGTGTATGAACTCTGTGCGTCGTTTATCTATCAGTTTAAAGCAGTTGTACCAATGCTGTGTGAAGTCACTAAAGAAATCTTGAAAACTTAATGATCAGTTATGTAACTAAAAGTGTAAGTAAAGTTATGTAAGTAAAAAGCCAtaatttaaatgtgtcattcacaatctccctctgctgctccagGCTCTGTGTTTCGAGGCTTATTTTCAGGAAGCTGTGCCTCAGGCACGAGATGAGACGTACAGGATCAGGAAGTGTAAGATCTACTTCTTCCTGGAAGATGACACCATACAGGTGGTGGAGCCCGAGTACAAGAACAGCGGCATCTCTCAAGGTGTCTGCGATATCACAGCAAATGTGTCATGAATGTAGCTCAAATGAAGATGTCTGAATTTGTTATGtaccttttttcatttcacagacGTGATGAGTGATTTAATACCCTTTACTCCtgcgttgttgttgttgttgtctccTGCGGCAGGAGTATTTATTTGTCGCCAACTCATCCCACTGCCTCCCCCAAATGATGACCAGTTCTacaacattttccatttcaacaTCAACCAGCAGATGGTGCTGTACTCACGCACATTCACTGTCACCGACTGTGACTCTTTCACGAGGAACTTCCTCACAAAGCTCGGCGTGCGCCTGAATGAGCCCGCCGCTGTACCCGACGACCCCTACAGCAACCTCCGGGAACAGGTGGGCCTCACAGCCACACTCGTTTAAGTTTCTcaggtttttcattttctttaggtattcctttaaaaagaaCAGCAGCAGGTTTCAGTCTGACTCATCATGtgactgcaaataaaaatagaaaagcaaaaaagatcagcaaaaacaagaaacaggTCGGGTCATTCCAAGTAATGACAGTCAGATCCTGTGTGGAAtaaaaagtttcactttctttttgaTCGGGgataaaactacaaatatttatatagtttatttgatagTGACAGTGTGAAGCTTGTGTGTAACAAGCTGcagtaactgatgtttcacatacAGAGATTCCCAACTTCTGCTCTGAGTTTGgcttttaataaagaaaaacaaaacaaagatatcAAGGTTATATACATTAACAGGTATGgtacaaagaagaaaaaaaggtaaatatttataTCAGTATTTCATAGACatcacaaaaaagacacaaatgtcaaggtcacatGCACTTACAGCACTCAACTACgagacttaaaataaaatagttaaaaataaataaaataaatagttaaaatagttaaaaatgctcTCTGATTTTGTTTCAGCCAACCTTTAACACTTTTGTCAAAAATCTTAATATCTTGTGTTAATTTTCTGCCTCAGAGAGGTCTTACATCGTGTGACTTTACAGTTGCTGCTTGCTGTTCCCCTGGTGTTCCTGGTGTCCTGCCACTGTTTTGCCAGCTGATGAATGTGCAGAAAATATCcggtgctaaatttgaagacatttaaaacCAGTTTGAGGGATgagaattttagaaaattatcaaaactgaACAACTGTACTGCTTCATCCTTTTTATCCATTAATTCTTCAGTTATACATAGATGTAAATATTTCAGTTCGTctatgaattattaaaaaaaaaaataaaatcagtaatgCCTGCATAGCCGTTCactgtaaatgcatttttaaaaaaaatagttgtcaGTAGTCAGAATGAAATTTAGTGATTTCCATGTCTGGATAAGTatggaaattagaaaaaagagcgtgtggaaaaatgtttgtgtctctttcactCTGTCCCTCCTCCAGATGGAGAAAAGTATGAAGCCTCTTCGACCGTACGAGAGGCGCGACACTCTGAAGCAGTTCCTGGACCACGACCGCCAAGTCCTGCGCTTCAGCTGCTTCTGGGACGACACGGAGAGCGTGTTCGGCGACCCGCGGGAGCTCGTGCTGCACTACCACCTGGCTGACGACACCATAGAGATCCTGGAGATTATCTACCCGAACTCTGGGAGGGATAACCTGCCCAAATTCCTTCGCCGCAGCAAACTACCCAAGGTATGATAGAGAGGGACGATATTTGGTGTCAAGGAGAGAATTCAGTAAACGCACAGGTTATGGAAATTCCCAAATACTGTGAAATGTAGAGAGGAACATGCTGACaggaaatgtcagaaaatgtgataaattcTCAAAGGTGGTGAAGAACTGTTAGGGTCTTCGTGAATGTTGAAGAatgggccagtcacagcagccccataacatgtttcctggattttaggacatttctaggatttcaaaaCGTTTCTAGAAGTTTCGGATgtgtctttgattttaggacatttctcagatttcaaaacatttctaggattttaggaagtttctaagatttttggatgtctcttggattttgggacatttctattattttaggacatctctcaAGTTTTAGgatgtctcagattttaggactttttttcaaagcttATGACATTactaggaatttaggatgtttttaggattttaggacatttccttttcttttttttttttaaagatttttggggggcttttattgcctttaatttaggggacagtgtgagtgtgaaagggggagagagagagggggagacatgcagcaaagggctgaggccagaTTCGAACCCGCGGCcactgtggcgaggacacagcctctgtacatggggcaccgctctatccactgagacATCAGGTGCcccaattttaggacatttctagaattta is a genomic window of Plectropomus leopardus isolate mb chromosome 10, YSFRI_Pleo_2.0, whole genome shotgun sequence containing:
- the fundc1 gene encoding LOW QUALITY PROTEIN: FUN14 domain-containing protein 1 (The sequence of the model RefSeq protein was modified relative to this genomic sequence to represent the inferred CDS: deleted 1 base in 1 codon), whose product is MQMTSDVQAAEDRALHSKMANRDKELEEEIYDKVVDLTEYAKRQRWWNRLFGTNSGPVAEKYSVATQLAIGGVSGWCAGYLFQKVGKVAATSVGGGLLLLQIANNSGYIQVDWKRVEKDVNKAKKQLKKGTDKAGPELNTFFEKSTEFVKKNIVVTSGFIGGFLLGLAS